In a genomic window of Melopsittacus undulatus isolate bMelUnd1 chromosome 1, bMelUnd1.mat.Z, whole genome shotgun sequence:
- the RMDN1 gene encoding regulator of microtubule dynamics protein 1 isoform X1, which translates to MAAVMAAVVLARRFHHSPTCLRRLLRRGAGGATYGPRRRGASRGAGDSEVFRKSLQRGLVLSTGAFLVYEAHKLISGFAEVHASFKVEEVIEQADYLYGSGETEKLYQLLVQHKNSDDAELLWRLARASRDLAQLSSTSAEEKKQLAYGALEYAKRALEKNESNSAAHKWYGICLSDVGDFEGIKTKIGNAFVIKEHFQKAIELNPKDATTIHLIGIWCYTFAEMPWYQRKIAATLFASPPTSTFQEALRYFHMAEEADPNFYSKNLLFLGKTYLKLNNKKMALLWLSKAKEYPAHTEEDKQVQKEALELLNSM; encoded by the exons ATGGCTGCTGTCATGGCGGCGGTGGTGTTGGCGCGGCGCTTCCACCACAGTCCCACCTGCCTGAGGAGGCTACTCCGACGCGGGGCGGGAGGCGCGACGTACGGCCCGCGGCGCCGGGGAGCCAGCCGCGGGGCCGGGGACAGCGAG GTGTTTAGAAAAAGCCTTCAGAGGGGGCTTGTGCTTTCAACAGGGGCCTTTCTGGTTTATGAAGCTCACAAGTTGATTTCTGGCTTTGCTGAGGTTCATGCAAGCTTCAaag TGGAAGAAGTTATAGAGCAAGCAGACTACCTGTATGGGAGTGGAGAAACGGAAAAGCTTTATCAGTTGCTGGTTCAACATAAAAATAG TGATGACGCAGAGTTATTATGGCGGCTGGCAAGGGCTTCACGAGACCTAGCTCAGCTCAGCAGTACTTCTGCAGAGGAGAAGAAACAACTGGCGTATGGAGCCCTTGAGTATGCAAAAAGGGCACttgaaaaaaatgaatcaaATTCTGCAGCACACAAG TGGTATGGAATCTGCCTCAGCGACGTTGGAGATTTCGAAGGAATTAAGACTAAAATTGGAAATGCCTTTGTTATCAAAGAGCACTTTCAG AAAGCCATCGAACTGAATCCAAAAGATGCTACAACAATTCATCTTATAGGCATTTG GTGTTACACCTTTGCTGAAATGCCATGGTACCAAAGAAAAATAGCTGCAACACTATTTGCCTCACCACCAACCTCCACATTTCAAGAG GCTCTTCGTTACTTCCACATGGCAGAGGAAG CTGACCCAAATTTTTACAGCAAAAATTTGCTCTTTTTGGGGAAGACTTACCTGAAGTTAAACAATAAAAAGATGGCTCTTCTATGGctaagcaaagcaaaggagtATCCTGCACACACAGAAGAGGACAAACAG GTACAGAAAGAAGCTTTGGAGTTGCTTAATTCTATGTAA
- the RMDN1 gene encoding regulator of microtubule dynamics protein 1 isoform X4, protein MAAVMAAVVLARRFHHSPTCLRRLLRRGAGGATYGPRRRGASRGAGDSEQVFRKSLQRGLVLSTGAFLVYEAHKLISGFAEVHASFKVEEVIEQADYLYGSGETEKLYQLLVQHKNSDDAELLWRLARASRDLAQLSSTSAEEKKQLAYGALEYAKRALEKNESNSAAHKWYGICLSDVGDFEGIKTKIGNAFVIKEHFQKAIELNPKDATTIHLIGIWCYTFAEMPWYQRKIAATLFASPPTSTFQEALRYFHMAEEADPNFYSKNLLFLGKTYLKLNNKKMALLWLSKAKEYPAHTEEDKQVQKEALELLNSM, encoded by the exons ATGGCTGCTGTCATGGCGGCGGTGGTGTTGGCGCGGCGCTTCCACCACAGTCCCACCTGCCTGAGGAGGCTACTCCGACGCGGGGCGGGAGGCGCGACGTACGGCCCGCGGCGCCGGGGAGCCAGCCGCGGGGCCGGGGACAGCGAG CAGGTGTTTAGAAAAAGCCTTCAGAGGGGGCTTGTGCTTTCAACAGGGGCCTTTCTGGTTTATGAAGCTCACAAGTTGATTTCTGGCTTTGCTGAGGTTCATGCAAGCTTCAaag TGGAAGAAGTTATAGAGCAAGCAGACTACCTGTATGGGAGTGGAGAAACGGAAAAGCTTTATCAGTTGCTGGTTCAACATAAAAATAG TGATGACGCAGAGTTATTATGGCGGCTGGCAAGGGCTTCACGAGACCTAGCTCAGCTCAGCAGTACTTCTGCAGAGGAGAAGAAACAACTGGCGTATGGAGCCCTTGAGTATGCAAAAAGGGCACttgaaaaaaatgaatcaaATTCTGCAGCACACAAG TGGTATGGAATCTGCCTCAGCGACGTTGGAGATTTCGAAGGAATTAAGACTAAAATTGGAAATGCCTTTGTTATCAAAGAGCACTTTCAG AAAGCCATCGAACTGAATCCAAAAGATGCTACAACAATTCATCTTATAGGCATTTG GTGTTACACCTTTGCTGAAATGCCATGGTACCAAAGAAAAATAGCTGCAACACTATTTGCCTCACCACCAACCTCCACATTTCAAGAG GCTCTTCGTTACTTCCACATGGCAGAGGAAG CTGACCCAAATTTTTACAGCAAAAATTTGCTCTTTTTGGGGAAGACTTACCTGAAGTTAAACAATAAAAAGATGGCTCTTCTATGGctaagcaaagcaaaggagtATCCTGCACACACAGAAGAGGACAAACAG GTACAGAAAGAAGCTTTGGAGTTGCTTAATTCTATGTAA
- the RMDN1 gene encoding regulator of microtubule dynamics protein 1 isoform X3, with protein METSVARRGEELVRFCTTKIPGLVRSSVFRKSLQRGLVLSTGAFLVYEAHKLISGFAEVHASFKVEEVIEQADYLYGSGETEKLYQLLVQHKNSDDAELLWRLARASRDLAQLSSTSAEEKKQLAYGALEYAKRALEKNESNSAAHKWYGICLSDVGDFEGIKTKIGNAFVIKEHFQKAIELNPKDATTIHLIGIWCYTFAEMPWYQRKIAATLFASPPTSTFQEALRYFHMAEEADPNFYSKNLLFLGKTYLKLNNKKMALLWLSKAKEYPAHTEEDKQVQKEALELLNSM; from the exons ATGGAGACCAGTGTGGCGAGGCGCGGTGAGGAGCTGGTGCGGTTTTGCACAACTAAAATCCCTGGGCTCGTTCGCTCGTCG GTGTTTAGAAAAAGCCTTCAGAGGGGGCTTGTGCTTTCAACAGGGGCCTTTCTGGTTTATGAAGCTCACAAGTTGATTTCTGGCTTTGCTGAGGTTCATGCAAGCTTCAaag TGGAAGAAGTTATAGAGCAAGCAGACTACCTGTATGGGAGTGGAGAAACGGAAAAGCTTTATCAGTTGCTGGTTCAACATAAAAATAG TGATGACGCAGAGTTATTATGGCGGCTGGCAAGGGCTTCACGAGACCTAGCTCAGCTCAGCAGTACTTCTGCAGAGGAGAAGAAACAACTGGCGTATGGAGCCCTTGAGTATGCAAAAAGGGCACttgaaaaaaatgaatcaaATTCTGCAGCACACAAG TGGTATGGAATCTGCCTCAGCGACGTTGGAGATTTCGAAGGAATTAAGACTAAAATTGGAAATGCCTTTGTTATCAAAGAGCACTTTCAG AAAGCCATCGAACTGAATCCAAAAGATGCTACAACAATTCATCTTATAGGCATTTG GTGTTACACCTTTGCTGAAATGCCATGGTACCAAAGAAAAATAGCTGCAACACTATTTGCCTCACCACCAACCTCCACATTTCAAGAG GCTCTTCGTTACTTCCACATGGCAGAGGAAG CTGACCCAAATTTTTACAGCAAAAATTTGCTCTTTTTGGGGAAGACTTACCTGAAGTTAAACAATAAAAAGATGGCTCTTCTATGGctaagcaaagcaaaggagtATCCTGCACACACAGAAGAGGACAAACAG GTACAGAAAGAAGCTTTGGAGTTGCTTAATTCTATGTAA
- the RMDN1 gene encoding regulator of microtubule dynamics protein 1 isoform X2 — protein METSVARRGEELVRFCTTKIPGLVRSSQVFRKSLQRGLVLSTGAFLVYEAHKLISGFAEVHASFKVEEVIEQADYLYGSGETEKLYQLLVQHKNSDDAELLWRLARASRDLAQLSSTSAEEKKQLAYGALEYAKRALEKNESNSAAHKWYGICLSDVGDFEGIKTKIGNAFVIKEHFQKAIELNPKDATTIHLIGIWCYTFAEMPWYQRKIAATLFASPPTSTFQEALRYFHMAEEADPNFYSKNLLFLGKTYLKLNNKKMALLWLSKAKEYPAHTEEDKQVQKEALELLNSM, from the exons ATGGAGACCAGTGTGGCGAGGCGCGGTGAGGAGCTGGTGCGGTTTTGCACAACTAAAATCCCTGGGCTCGTTCGCTCGTCG CAGGTGTTTAGAAAAAGCCTTCAGAGGGGGCTTGTGCTTTCAACAGGGGCCTTTCTGGTTTATGAAGCTCACAAGTTGATTTCTGGCTTTGCTGAGGTTCATGCAAGCTTCAaag TGGAAGAAGTTATAGAGCAAGCAGACTACCTGTATGGGAGTGGAGAAACGGAAAAGCTTTATCAGTTGCTGGTTCAACATAAAAATAG TGATGACGCAGAGTTATTATGGCGGCTGGCAAGGGCTTCACGAGACCTAGCTCAGCTCAGCAGTACTTCTGCAGAGGAGAAGAAACAACTGGCGTATGGAGCCCTTGAGTATGCAAAAAGGGCACttgaaaaaaatgaatcaaATTCTGCAGCACACAAG TGGTATGGAATCTGCCTCAGCGACGTTGGAGATTTCGAAGGAATTAAGACTAAAATTGGAAATGCCTTTGTTATCAAAGAGCACTTTCAG AAAGCCATCGAACTGAATCCAAAAGATGCTACAACAATTCATCTTATAGGCATTTG GTGTTACACCTTTGCTGAAATGCCATGGTACCAAAGAAAAATAGCTGCAACACTATTTGCCTCACCACCAACCTCCACATTTCAAGAG GCTCTTCGTTACTTCCACATGGCAGAGGAAG CTGACCCAAATTTTTACAGCAAAAATTTGCTCTTTTTGGGGAAGACTTACCTGAAGTTAAACAATAAAAAGATGGCTCTTCTATGGctaagcaaagcaaaggagtATCCTGCACACACAGAAGAGGACAAACAG GTACAGAAAGAAGCTTTGGAGTTGCTTAATTCTATGTAA